In Ferrimicrobium acidiphilum DSM 19497, the DNA window CTCGGACTCATCATCGCTGAAGGTCTCTCGCGTGCTCTTGTCCTTCACCAACTCGATACCGTAGAAGAAACCAGTTCCGCGAATCTCGCCAACAATGTCTAAGTCAGCAAGAGTCTCTAGCTTGGCTCGGAACTCGCCCTCCTTGCCACGAACATGTTCGAGGAGTTGATCGCGTTCGAAAATGTCGAGGTTTGCAAGTGCAACAGCTGCACTGACCGGGTGGCCAGCAAAGGTAATCCCATGCAGGAAGCTGTTCTGCTCCTTCAAGAACGGTTCCATGAGACGATCGGAAGCGAGCATCGCCCCAATAGGCGAGTATCCAGAGGTCATTCCCTTTGCGCACGTGATGATGTCTGGCTGATAACCGTACTTCTGTGCTCCAAACCAGTACCCAAGACGACCAAAAGCAGTAATCACCTCATCCGATACCAGCAAAATATCGTACTTGTCACATATCTCGCGTACACGCTGGAAGTACCCGGGTGCTGGGGTGAAACACCCACCGGCATTTTGAACTGGCTCCAGATAGACAGCAGCAATCGTCTCCGGGCCCTCGAATTCAATTCTCTGTTCGATATCATCGGCGCACGCCAGATTGCACTGGTCTAGCATTGCACAGTCCACACAACGATAGTGATTGGTGTTTTGGACCTTGATTGCCCCTGGCACCAACGGTTCAAACGGAGTCTTGATCCCTGGCAGCCCAGTCAGAGACAGAGCACCAAACGTTGTGCCGTGGTAAGAGAGGTTTCGGGATATTACCTTTGTCTTCTCTGGTTTGCCTATGAGTTTAAAGTACTGGCGCGCTAACTTCCAAGCAGACTCTACCGCCTCTGATCCACCAGTGGTAAAGAAGACTCGATTGATATCACCAGGCGCAATAGCCGCTAATCTATCGGCCAGCTCGACCGCGGGTTGATGGGCGTAGCTCCACAATGGGAAGTAAGCGAGCTCACTGGCCTGCTTTGCTGCCGCCTCTGCCAGCTCAGTACGCCCGTGACCAACCTGAACCACAAACAGTCCGGCCAAGCCATCGAGATAGCGTTTGCCTCGACTGTCATAGACATAAGGACCCTGACCTCGGACCATCACCGGTACTTCGTGATCAGCATACGACGACATACGAGTGAAATGCATCCACAAATGTCTGCGCGCTGAATCTGAAAGCTCTTCTGTATTCATTCCCTCTTGTCTCCTTCTCTGGGCACGTGTCGTGCCACATCTTCCGGGCACGTGTCGTGCCACATCTTCCGGGCACGTGTCGTGCCACATCTTCCGGGCACGTGTCGTGCCACATCTTCCGGGCTTGCTTTTGAGTCAGAAGCGTCAGACCGCTTGGCAACCCACGCTAGCAGAAGCCCGTCAGTCGATCAACATCCAACGACCGTCTCCTCTCTAGCTAGCGAGTCCCCCAGCTATAGGTCTGTTTCTCCAGCCTGAGGTAGACATTGACTTCAGCCGATACAACACCTTCTAGTATTCGAATTCGATCGCTCATCAACTCCAAGAGGTGTTCATCATCCTCACAAACCACCTCCAGGAGCAAATCGTATCTGCCAGCAGTAATGACGACGTAGTCAACCTCGGGCAACCTCGCGCACTGTTGGGCTACAGAGGATAGATTTCCGGTGACCTTGAGCCCAACCATCGCCTGGCGCATAAAGCCCACTCGAGTCGGATCCGTCACAGCCACAATCTGCATCACGCCGCTGTCTATCAACCGTTGCACTCGCTGACGAACCGCAGCCTCCGAGAGCCCGACCACCTTGGCAAGTGCAGCGTAGGAGGCACGACCATCCTCCTGCAGTAATTCGATCAGTCGCTTCGATGTTGCATCAAGACTCAAGGGCGGCACAATGGGAGAGCTTTGATACCGATTCGATGGCAGTCCCTGACCTCTGATCAATGGAAAGTTGTGCCCAATCTTTGCGGCATCCTCATGATTAGCCAAAGCTAGACCCCTCTCATCTACCTCGACAGTACGACGCTAGCGACTCGTTACCGCCACAACTCCATATACCCGATAACCGCATGTTCTGGCCCTAGAGCAGATACAACGATGTATACCATATCCACCACCACAAACCTTAATGAAGCCAATGCGTACGACTATTCTTAATCGAATTTCGGCTCTAGTCAACCGAATACGCAATAATTCTAGCAAAAATCTGCGATTTCCTTCGTAATACCCTTCAATTGAGCCTAGATGGTGTAGGGTAGGGATCGGGCTAGCCTCTCATCCCATGGTTGATGAGGCAGGCGGTGACAGGTTGAATGACCGTCTGAAAGCCACTAGGTATTAGCCAGCCGCAAAACGACGGCTATATAAGAAGGAGGATAGTCTATGAGCGACCAGTTTCAGAACTACATAGGGGGCGACTTCGTCGAGGCGCAAGCGGACGAGACGCTGAAGATCATCAATCCATCGACTGGGGAAGTGTACGCGACCTCCCCCGCCTCGAGGGAGGCAGACATCGATCTCGCTTTCAAAAGTGC includes these proteins:
- a CDS encoding Lrp/AsnC family transcriptional regulator; translated protein: MPSNRYQSSPIVPPLSLDATSKRLIELLQEDGRASYAALAKVVGLSEAAVRQRVQRLIDSGVMQIVAVTDPTRVGFMRQAMVGLKVTGNLSSVAQQCARLPEVDYVVITAGRYDLLLEVVCEDDEHLLELMSDRIRILEGVVSAEVNVYLRLEKQTYSWGTR
- a CDS encoding aspartate aminotransferase family protein, which codes for MNTEELSDSARRHLWMHFTRMSSYADHEVPVMVRGQGPYVYDSRGKRYLDGLAGLFVVQVGHGRTELAEAAAKQASELAYFPLWSYAHQPAVELADRLAAIAPGDINRVFFTTGGSEAVESAWKLARQYFKLIGKPEKTKVISRNLSYHGTTFGALSLTGLPGIKTPFEPLVPGAIKVQNTNHYRCVDCAMLDQCNLACADDIEQRIEFEGPETIAAVYLEPVQNAGGCFTPAPGYFQRVREICDKYDILLVSDEVITAFGRLGYWFGAQKYGYQPDIITCAKGMTSGYSPIGAMLASDRLMEPFLKEQNSFLHGITFAGHPVSAAVALANLDIFERDQLLEHVRGKEGEFRAKLETLADLDIVGEIRGTGFFYGIELVKDKSTRETFSDDESERLLRGILTPKLFELGLICRADDRGDPVVQLSPPLVCESEQFDEMVAILREAFEAAQSAL